Proteins from a genomic interval of Paenibacillus sp. FSL R5-0623:
- the rarD gene encoding EamA family transporter RarD produces MNNGLINAIIAYIMWGVLPLYWKLFENVPAGEILSHRVVWSFVFMGIFVAVQRRWSDMKRILTSRSTLLSLTASGLLIAINWLIFIWAVNNGHVVETSLGYYLNPLLNVLLAVVFLHEKPNRGQWLAIAIAGVAVLIIAIDYGRFPWVAISLAVSFGLYGLAKKKIKQDASVGLFSETAVVLPVALGYWIYLAIVGKATAWTLPAPMFFELLLSGVVTALPLLFFARAAARMSLSTLGFVQYIGPTIMLILSVFVFKETVSPVLLVGFALIWTALIVYAAASIRATRLAKVS; encoded by the coding sequence ATGAATAATGGATTAATCAACGCGATCATTGCTTATATCATGTGGGGGGTTCTCCCGCTGTATTGGAAGTTGTTTGAAAATGTACCGGCAGGCGAGATTTTATCGCATCGGGTTGTCTGGTCATTTGTCTTTATGGGGATTTTCGTTGCCGTCCAACGTCGTTGGAGTGACATGAAGCGCATTCTGACCAGTCGTTCGACCCTGCTGTCCCTTACCGCGAGTGGGCTGCTAATCGCTATTAATTGGCTTATCTTCATCTGGGCGGTTAACAACGGTCATGTCGTTGAGACAAGTCTGGGCTATTATTTGAACCCGTTACTGAATGTGTTGCTGGCGGTTGTCTTCCTTCATGAAAAGCCAAACCGTGGACAATGGCTCGCGATTGCCATCGCTGGTGTCGCGGTGCTTATCATCGCTATCGACTACGGACGTTTCCCATGGGTTGCGATCTCACTGGCCGTGTCATTTGGCTTGTACGGTCTGGCGAAGAAAAAGATTAAGCAAGACGCTTCTGTGGGTTTATTTTCGGAGACAGCTGTAGTTCTACCCGTCGCACTGGGCTACTGGATCTACTTAGCCATAGTAGGAAAAGCAACGGCATGGACGTTACCTGCACCAATGTTCTTCGAACTGCTGCTTTCCGGTGTAGTGACGGCGCTGCCGCTGCTGTTCTTTGCACGGGCGGCTGCCCGAATGTCGTTGTCCACACTAGGCTTCGTACAGTATATTGGGCCGACAATCATGCTGATCCTGAGTGTGTTTGTGTTCAAGGAAACGGTCTCGCCAGTTCTGCTTGTTGGTTTCGCACTCATCTGGACAGCGCTTATCGTATACGCTGCCGCATCGATACGTGCTACGAGACTCGCTAAGGTAAGCTGA